The following DNA comes from Croceicoccus sp. YJ47.
AGGCCGTGGCTCGACGCCTCATACGCGACATGGGTGACGCCCTCGCGCGCGAGGCCCGTCATGTTCGACAGGAAGGTCGCGATGTCCGGCGTGGTCAGGCCGGTCGACACCGATTCGTCCGGCGTCGTCACGCCCAGCGTGCCGATCGACGCCGCGGAAAAGCCGCACATGCGCCAGATCTGCCGCGTCATTTCCACCGTCGATGTCTTGCCATTGGTGCCGGTCACGGCGACGACGGTCTGCGGCGTGGGGCGGAAAAAGCCCGCCGCAATCCGGGCAAATGCGCGGCGCGGCTCCGCATCGGCGATGTGGATCGCGCCGTCGACGTGGGCCTCGGGCCGGGCGACGATGGCGACCGCACCCGCCGCGATCGCATGCGGGATGTAATCCTCGCCATTGGCGGCGCTGCCCCGGAACGCGCCGAAGACGCTGCCCTTGGCGACCTTGCGATTGTCGATGGCAAAGCCGGTGACTTGCGTCTCGCCCGCGACCGGTTCGTATCCCGCACGTTCGAGTAGCGTATTCAACCGCATCAATGCGCTCCCCCCACCAGCGGCATCAGGTCGGACAGGTCGATGTCGCGGTTTTCTTCCGGATACACGCCCAGCATCGGGCCGATCCGCGGCACGAGCCGACCGACGGCGGGCGCCGCATTCCATGCCGCGGTCCGTTGATACGAGGTGGCGGGCGTGCCCTTCGGCTCGTCGAACATGGTGATCACGACATAGCGCGGATTGTCCATCGGAAAGGCGGAGGCAAAGGTCGTCACCAGCGTCGTGCGGGCATAGCCGCCATCGGTCGGCTTTTCCGCGCTGCCCGTCTTCCCGCCGAGACGGAAGCCCGGTGCCTCCGCCTTGCGCCCGGTGCCGTCGACCACGATCATGCGCAGCATCTGCCGCATGCGGGCGCTCGTCGCTTCCTTGAACACGCGGCGGCCCTTGGGCGCTTCGCCGGGGGCGAGCTTGTGCAGGGTCGCCGGGCGCCAGATGCCGCCGTTCACCATCGCGGCATAGGCGCTGGCGAGATGGAGCGGCGTCACCGCGATGCCGTGGCCATAGGCGACCGTCATCGTCGTCAGCCGCGGCCATTCCCCGCTCCGCCAGATGGGAAAGCCGCGCGCCGGAAGTTCGATCCGGGGCCGCTCGTTAAAGCCGAGCAGCTCCATCTTCGCCTTCATGCGCTTCGACCCCAGCTCGTCCGCGATCTGCGCCGTGACGATGTTGGAGGAATGCATCAAGGCTTCGGGCACGTTGAGGCTCGCGCCGAGCGAGTGGCTGTCGCGAATGGTGAAGCGCCCGACGCGAAGCCCGTGGCCGGCCGGGTAACGCCGCGCCAGATTGGTGACCGTGCCCGCGTCGATCGCGGCGGCAACGGCGAGCGGCTTGAACGTGGAGCCGAGTTCGTAGACCTGGTTCGTGACCCGGTTGAACATCAGCTTCATGCCCTCCTCGTCGATCTTGTTCGGATCGAAGGAGGGAAGCGAGGCGAGCGCGATCACCTCGCCCGTATCGACGTCGAGCACGATGCCCGCCGCGCCCAGGGCCTGCGCCTCGCCAATGCCGCGCATGAGTTCATCCTCGAGCGCGGCCTGCACCCGCGCGTCGATCGAAAGCGGCACGGGCGTGCCGCGCGTCGCCCGGTCGGACAGCTGCGCGTCATACACCTGCTCCATGCCGACGCGCCCCTTGCCGTCGGACGCGACATAGCCCAGCACATGCGCGGCAAGATTGCCTTCGGGATAATAGCGGCTGGGCTCTTCGGGCGGGTTCAGCGCGGGCTCGCCAATGGCGAACACCTTCGTGGCCTCTGCGGGGAGGATACGGCGGCGCAGATATTGCCCCTTGCCCGAGGCGAGCCGCCGGGTCAGGTCCGCCTCGTCCATGTCGGGAAAGATCGCGACCAGCTTTTTCGCGATTTCGGCGGCGGGCCGGGTCAATGGCGGACCGCCCTCCATCGCCTTGGGATTGAACCAGAGCGCATAGGATTGAAAATCGCGCGCCAGCGGGACGCCGTTACGGTCGGTGATCTGCCCCCGATCGGGAAGCAGCGCATCGCCCGCGCGCACGGGCACGCCGTCGCTTTCAAAAAAGCCCAGCACCGCGACGCGCAGCAACAGCACGGCGGTGAACATGGCGAAGAAAAACGCGATCCACGCCATGCGTTGCCGCGCCTGGCGCAGGGCGGTCGTGCGGATGTTGCCCCGGCTCGCCGGCGGGGGCGCGGCATGGATTTCGCCATGCGCGCCGTTCGCCTTGCTCCCGCCCGAAAATTCCCGCGATGGTTCGAAATTCGCCCCGTAGCCGAGCGGCGCCGTGGCCATCAATCGGCTCCTTCCGCCTTGGCCAGAACGGCGTCGAGGTCGAAGCGTTCGGCAAAATTGCGCGGGGTGACGGCCTTGCCTGCCGGAATGGCGGGGAGGCTCGACGGTTCGACGCGGGTGGGTTTGGCCTTTGCCGCGCCCGGCCCACGCGCGTTATCCCGCGCGACCAGTTGCCGCATCATGCCGATCGGCGCGGCGGCATTGTCGGCGGCGGCCATGCGGACGGGTGCTTCGCCCGCTTCGCCGGCATCGCGCGCCGCATCCTCCGCATCGGCCATGCGCATCGGCGCCGGGGCGACGACATCGACTGGCTTGCCCAGCATGGCGAGCTCCTGCCGCGTTTCGAAAAACTGGTCCGCCTTGGGCGCGACATAGCCGAATTCGACCTCGTTCCAGCGGACGAGCTGCTGTTGCCGCGCGCGGGTCTGAAACTCGGTTTCGAGCACGATCAGCTCCTGCTTCGTCTGCAGGATCTGCCGCTCGGTCGCGGCGATGTCGCTCTTCACGCCCTTCACC
Coding sequences within:
- a CDS encoding penicillin-binding protein 2; its protein translation is MAWIAFFFAMFTAVLLLRVAVLGFFESDGVPVRAGDALLPDRGQITDRNGVPLARDFQSYALWFNPKAMEGGPPLTRPAAEIAKKLVAIFPDMDEADLTRRLASGKGQYLRRRILPAEATKVFAIGEPALNPPEEPSRYYPEGNLAAHVLGYVASDGKGRVGMEQVYDAQLSDRATRGTPVPLSIDARVQAALEDELMRGIGEAQALGAAGIVLDVDTGEVIALASLPSFDPNKIDEEGMKLMFNRVTNQVYELGSTFKPLAVAAAIDAGTVTNLARRYPAGHGLRVGRFTIRDSHSLGASLNVPEALMHSSNIVTAQIADELGSKRMKAKMELLGFNERPRIELPARGFPIWRSGEWPRLTTMTVAYGHGIAVTPLHLASAYAAMVNGGIWRPATLHKLAPGEAPKGRRVFKEATSARMRQMLRMIVVDGTGRKAEAPGFRLGGKTGSAEKPTDGGYARTTLVTTFASAFPMDNPRYVVITMFDEPKGTPATSYQRTAAWNAAPAVGRLVPRIGPMLGVYPEENRDIDLSDLMPLVGGAH